Within the Bradyrhizobium cosmicum genome, the region CCCTTCTTCAGGAAGACGTAGACGGCGGAGTAGGGCGCGCTCCTGAACTCGCCGGCTTTCTCGCAGGCGCCGTCGAGCTTGCCGCCGTGGGTGTTGATGCGCTGGACCGTGGTGACGGGCGTCAGGACGCCGCTGCCGCGGTGAGCGGTGACGTCCAGCTTCAGCCAGGCGATGTCGGCCGCGGTGGCGCCCGGCGCGTTGCCGACGGCCTTGCCGACCACGGCGCTACCGTCGGCCAGCTCCCAATTCGGGCCCGCATAATGTCGGCCGATGGTCTTGCCTTCGGACAGCAGCGTCGCGATCGGTTCACGGAAGGCCCAGGCGAGCTTGCCGTCGGTGCCGGCCTTGCACTCATAGACCTGCGCGCCTTCGGCATGGACGCTAAGCACGAGGGACTCGTCCGGCGCTGCGATGGCGTCAGGGAGCGGGTCCGCGGCGGCCGCCGGTCCGATCATAGCCGCGAGCAGCAGGGTGGGGGCAGCAAGCTTGATCCACATGGTGGTCTCCACGAAGCTCCCAAAAAAGAAAACGGGCCGCGCTTGTCGCGCGGCCCGTGATGATGTCCGGCCCAGTCGGGCGAAATTGCGGATGGCCGTCAGGCCGCCAGCGCCTTTGCCAGGTTATCCGCGACCTTGTCGAGGAAGCCGGTGGTCGAGAGCCAGCGCTGGTCGGCGCCGACCAGGAGCGCGAGGTCCTTGGTCATGTAGCCTTCCTCGACGGTGTCGACGCAGACCTTCTCCAGCGTGTTGGCGAACTTGGCGAGCTCGACATTGTTGTCGAGCTTGGCGCGGTGGGCGAGGCCACGGGTCCAGGCGAAGATCGACGCGATCGAGTTGGTCGAGGTCTCCTTGCCCTTCTGGTGCTCGCGGTAGTGGCGGGTCACGGTGCCGTGAGCGGCTTCGGCCTCGACGGTCTTGCCGTCGGGGGTCAGCAGCACCGAGGTCATCAGGCCGAGCGAGCCGTAGCCCTGCGCGACCGTATCGGACTGCACGTCACCGTCGTAGTTCTTGCAGGCCCAGACATAGCCGCCGGACCATTTCAGCGCCGAGGCCACCATGTCGTCGATCAGGCGGTGCTCGTAGGTCAGGCCCTTGGCCTCGAATTCCTTCTTGAACTCGCGGTCATAGATGTCCTGGAAGATGTCCTTGAAGCGGCCGTCATAGACCTTGAGGATGGTGTTCTTGGTCGACAGATAGACCGGATAGTTGCGCAGCAGGCCGTAGTTCAGCGAGGCGCGGGCGAAGTCGATGATGGAGTCGTCGAGATTGTACATCTCCATGGCGACGCCGGCGCCCGGGGCCTTGAACACTTCCTTCTCGATCACGGTGCCGTCCTCGCCGACGAACTTCATCGACAGGGTGCCCTTGCCCGGGAATTTGAAGTCGGTGGCGCGGTACTGATCGCCATAGGCGTGGCGGCCGATGATGATCGGCTTGGTCCAGCCGGGAACCAGGCGCGGCACGTTCTTGCAGATGATCGGCTCGCGGAAGATCACGCCGCCGAGGATGTTGCGGATGGTGCCGTTCGGCGACTTCCACATCTGCTTGAGGTTGAACTCCTTCACCCGGGCCTCGTCCGGAGTGATGGTGGCGCACTTGACGCCGACGCCGACCTTCTTGATGGCTTCGGCGGCGTCGATGGTGACCTGATCGTTGGTCTGGTCTCGGTACTCCATCCCCAGGTCGAAATAGAGCAGCTCGACGTCAAGGAACGGGTTGATCAGCTTGTCCTTGATGTACTGCCAGATGATCCGGGTCATCTCGTCGCCATCGAGTTCGACGACGGGATTGGATACCTTGATTTTTGCCATGATCGGGGAAGCCCTCTTGGGAACGGCGCCACCTGCGCCAATTTGAATATCCGCCGCCTCTTAGCACCGCCGCGCGGCGGGCGAAAGCCAAGTGATTATGCACTTTTAGCCGATCCAGCTTCCTCAGATGGGGGGCGGGTAACGGCCCGGCCGCGAGGGCGGGGCTGAGCTTTCAAGCGAGATTCAAAAGTCGAATCCAACCCGTTATTTCCCTTGAGAATTTCGTCAGGACAGGCAAACGACAGGCGAACGGGCGGTCGGTCCAGGATGGGGCCAAGGCCGGCTTTGAATCAATTCCTGAAGAGCGCCCTGCCAAGGCCTTGAGAACCCAGTGAAAGCGAAACGAGATGTCGGGGACTGACAAGAGCAAGGCGGGCCTTTCCCTCGACGGTCCCATCGTGATCCTGGTCGAGCCGCAGCTCGGGGAAAACATCGGCATGGCCGCGCGCGCCATGGGCAATTTTGCGCTCGGCGCCTTGCGCATCGTCAACCCGCGCGACGGCTGGCCCAACATCGCCGCCCAGCGCGCCGCGGCCGGCGCCGACCATATTCTGGAAAAGGTCGAATTGTTTGGCACGGTCGAAGAGGCGGTGGCCGATCTCGATCTGCTGTTCGCGACCAGCGCGCGCCCGCATGACCAGGCCAAGCCGGTGGTCGGGCCGGAAGCCGCCGCCGCCGAAATCTCCGGCCACGTCGCGGCGGGAGGCAAGGCTGGTATCCTGTTCGGCCGCGAGCGCTGGGGCCTGACTAACGAGGAGGTCGGGCTCTCCAACCGCATCATCACCTTTCCGGTCAATCCGGGCTTTGCCTCGCTGAACCTCGCCCAGGCGGTGCTGCTGGTCGGCTATGAATGGTTCAAGCGGGCAACCTCAGGCGAACTGCCGCATGCCATGCCGGAGCGCTCCGAGCGCGCTTCGCAGCACCAGATCCAGGCCTTCTTCGAGAACCTGATCCGGGAGCTCGACAAGGTCGAGTTCCTGCGCCCGGCCGAGAAGCGCGACACCATGCTGGTGAATTTGCGCAACATCTTCACCCGCATGGACCCGACCAAGCAGGACATGCACACCCTGCACGGCGTGGTGATGGCGATTGCCGAGGGGCGCAAGGGTCCGGCCAAGGGCGGCGTGCTCGACGGCGAGCAGGCCACGCGCCTGCGCGCGCTCTTGGCCGAGCACGGGCAGGGCGGCGGGGTGTCCGACAGCGGCTCGACCGTGCGTGGCCTCGCCCGCCTGCTCCGCCGCAACCCGACCGATGCCGAGCGCCTGCTCTGGCAGGCGCTCACGCGCGATCGCCGTTTCGCGGGAAGCTTCAAGCGCCAGACCCCGGTCGGTCGCCACATCCCGGACTTCGTCTCGTTCCCGCACCGGATCGCGATCGAGCTGGTGAACCCGGCCGAGAACGAGACGATCGCGGCGGACCGCGCGGGCCGGCGGACGTGGCTCGAGGCACGGGATTATCGTGTGATCGAGATCCTGGCGGCAGACGTGGAGCGGGATCTCGAGGCGCAACTGGTGAGATTGCAGGCGATGATCGAGCAAGCTTCGTAGGTCTCGTAGGTGGATTAGCCGAAGGCGCAATCCACCTCCTTGCTATCCGAGCGGAGAGAGAGGTGGTGGATTACGCTTCGCCAATCCACCCTTCGCACCAGTTGCGATTCAGCATTCACTTGCCGGGCGGGTCGAGGAACACGTAGAGCGCGGAGATCCTGCCGTCCTCCGCGATGATGACGTCCCACCCGGTGTAATCAGGTGCTTCGCCGCGCGGACCCGATCCCCAGGCCAGCCGCCCGGCGTTGTGAAGCGCCTGCGGCTCGCCTGTCGGCGTGTAGACGAAGTGGGGATGCGTGGCGCGCAGATCGCCGGCGAACTTGTCGATCGCGTCGCGACCGACAATGATGCCTGGCGGTGCGTACAGGGCGCCGTTCTCGGTCCAGAACTCGTCGATGGCGGCGCGGCGGCGCTTCGCGTCGCCCTCGCCGAAAACCTCCTGAAGGTTGCGACGGAGCAACTCGTGGATGCGATCCGCGGATGTATTGAGTTGGGTCATAGTTGTCTCCAAATTCCACTGGCCTCGTAGGGTGGGCAAAGCGAAGCGTGCCCACGTGTTTCGACTGATTGATCGAGGTGGTGGGCACGGCGCTTGGCGCCTTTGCCCACCCTACGAATTGAGTTCGCGCGTCAGATCTGCACCTGGCCGCCGTCGACGAAGAGTTCGACGCCGTTGACGAAGCTTGCTTCGTCCGACGCCAGGAACAGCACGGCCTTGGCGATCTCCTCGGGCTGTCCGACGCGGCCGGCCGGGATCAGGCCCGCGAGATAGCTCTTGGTGCCCTCCGCCTGCTCGCCGGCGCCAAACAGATGATTTAGGCCGGGCGTCTCGGTGACACCGGGGCTGATGGCGTTGACGCGGATGTGCCGGTCCTTCAGGTCGAGGATCCAGTTGCGCGCGAAGTTGCGCACCGCGGCCTTGGTTGCCGAATAGACGCTGAAGGCCGGCGTACCCGAAATGCTCGTGGTCGATGCGTTCAGCACGATGGAGGCGCCGTCGCGGAGCAAGGGCAGTGCCTTCTGCACGGTGAAGAGGACGCCCTTCACGTTGGTGTCGAACGTGCGCTGATAGTGCTCCTCGGTGATCGCGCCGAGCGGTGCGAATTCGCCGCCGCCTGCATTGGCGAAGATCGCGTCGATGTGCTGGTGCTTCTGCTGCACGGCATCGTAGAGCCGGTCGATGTCGGCAAGGTTGGCCATATCGCCCTGCACGCCGGTCACGCGGCCGCGGATCGATTTCACCGCAGCGTCGAGTGCATCCTTGCGGCGGCCGGTGATGAACACCGAAGCGCCCTCGGCCGCAAAAGCCTTGGTGGTCGCAAGGCCGATGCCGCTCGTGCCGCCGGTCACCACCACGACCTTGTTGTTGAACCTGTCAGTCATCGTCCGTCTCCGTTGGAAGCATTTGGCAGAAGCGCCGTTGCCCCTCGTAGATGCCTATAGAACGATGATGCGAGTAGACGGCGAATATGGTACGCATCGTTCTATATGAGGAACGATGAAGACTGATCTGAACGACTTTGCCTATTTCGCCGAGGTGGTCGGGCACGGCGGCTTTGCTGCCGCCGGACGGGCCTTGCGCGAGCCCAAGTCAAAGCTCAGCCGGCGGATTGCCGGGCTGGAAGAGCGCCTGGGCCTGCGCCTCATCGAACGATCGAGCCGCCGCTTTCGCGTCACCGAAGTAGGGCAGGCCTTCTACGAGCGCTGTCGTGCGATCCTGGCCGAAGCCGAACAGGCCGAGGCGCTGGTGACGCAAGCGCAGGCCGAACCCCATGGCCGCATTCGCTTCAGTTGCCCGACCGGCATGGTCGCGGAAATCTTCGGGCTCACGTCGAACTTCCTGATCCGCTATCCCAAGGTTCGCCTGCAACTCGTCGCCATCGACCGGCCGGTCGACCTGATTGAAGAGCGGATCGATGTGGCTCTGCGCGTTCGTTCCGTCCTTGTCGGGGATGCGGCGCTCACCATGCGGTCGCTGGGGACGTCCACGCGCATCCTGGTCGCGAGCCCGCAATTGGCAAGCCGGCTGCGAACCCTGGATGATTTGAACGCGCTTCCGACGCTGGCGACTTCAGATGAGGACAATCTGGTCGAATGGCATCTGGAGACGGACGACGGGCGCGCTCGCGTCGTCAAACACGAACCACGCATGGGTTGCGGTGACTTTGGCGCGGTGCGGGATGCGGCGGTCGCCGGCCTCGGTATTGCGCTGTTGCCGGATCACCTCTGCCGGGAGGCGCTCGGGCAAGGTAAGCTCGTCCATGTGCTCTCGGAATGGCGCGGTCAACGCGGCCTGGTGCATCTCGTCTTCACGACCCGACGAGGCCTGCCGCGGGCGGTCCGCGCGCTGATCGATCATCTGGCGGCCGGCTTTTCCAAGACGTTGGTTTCGTAGGGTGGATTAGCCGAAGGCGTAATCCACCTCTTTGCCAACCGAGCGGACTGAGACGTGGTGGATTACGCTTCGCTAATCCACCCTACGCAGCTCAGGCGGCGACGCTGGTCTCATTCGTGGCGCGCTTGCTGCCGGCCTGAAGCCGGCGCAGCGCGGTCAGGTTCAGATCGATCGAAGCCAGGCAGCAGCGAGACTTGCCGCTGGATTTCGCCTCGTAGAGGGCTCCATCCGCCACCGCAAGCAGCTCGGCCACCTGGGAGCCATGATCCGGTGACAGCGCAATGCCCACGCTCGCACCAACACTGGCGCGGGTCTCGCCATCGAGCTGATAGGGCGCCCCGATCTCGCCGACGATGCGTTGTCCCATCGCCAGCGCCTGCTCGGCTGTGACGTTTTCAACGAGCGCGACAAATTCGTCGCCGCCCATCCGCGCAATTGCCGCGCTCTCCGGCACTGCCTTGCGCAGTCGCTCGGCGGCTCCCTTGAGCACCCGATCGCCGGCTCCATGTCCGAACGTGTCGTTGATCGGCTTGAACTCGTCGAGATCCACGAAGAACAGGGCAACAGGGCGGTCCTCACGACTGGATTGCGCGATCTTCGCCTCCAGCGCGTCGATGAATCCCGCGCGGTTCAGCAGACCCGTGAGCGCGTCATGGTGCGCGCGATGGCTGTTCTCGCGCTCGGCCCGCATGGTCGTGATCAGCATCCTGTTGAGCCGGAAGGCCGCGCCCGCCATTGCCGCGAGATACATCGGGATCTGATAGATCATGATGTAGAGCATCGGCTCGCCGAGAAGAGCGATGTACACGGCGACGGGGCCGAGGCTGATCAGCATCATGAGTCCTGCAAATCGTGGCGCGCCGAAATTGCGGAAGCAGATGCCGCCGATCATGGCCGCCGTGGACATCGAGGCGAGCATCGCGACCAGCCAGTCGCCGCTGCTGATGCTCGCGATAGCGCCCAGTCCGAGGCTGAGACTCCAGGCCATCGAGAGCAAGAGATGAAGATCGGTCGGGGTGGGCCGGTGCAGCCGGATCGCGCGATGCGCCGCGACCAGAACCGCGAGGCGCGCAAGGCAAATCATCAGTTCGAGCACGAACCAGGCGACAAGCAGCCCGGTCTGCAGCCGATACGCGATGATCGCCGCGATCGCGACCGAATTGATGGCGCCGCCCGCGAAGATCGGGACCGCACCGAAGAGTTGGGAGATGAGGGCTGCGCGAATGTCGCCCGGCACGTCGGGGCCGACATCCGTCAACCAACGCATCAATCGCCAGCGCGGCAAGCTGTATCGTCCGCCTTCGGACCGCATCCCAGAGCATCCCCTTCTCTTGCGGATGACCAAAGACGAGGGGGTGCTAAGGCCGCCTTTACAGACCCGCCTGATCGCGATCCGTGCTTGATGGAAGGTAAATTCGATGAGGGCTCGCCACGACATGCCCGCGGTCGCGCCGGCTGTGCGCTTCGTCAGTAGGGTAGATTAGCGAAGCGTAATCCACCTCCTTGCTAGGCGGGCGGACAGAGAGGTGGTGGATTACGCTCGCGGACTGCGCTTTGCGCAGCCGCGGGCTAATACACCCTACTATCGCCCGAGCTGGACCTCGCGTTGGACCTCTATCCATGTCGCCCTTGCCACCGCCAGCAGCCTGCCGCCCTCGTCATGCGCAGCAGCCTCGGCGGTGCGCTTGCGGCCGTCGCGGCCGGTGGACCAGGCGGTGATGATGCAGCGCTCGCCGGGACGAGGCCTTGCCTCGATCCGGGCCGACATCCGGCCCAGCAGGAGTGGGGCCTTGTCGAAGCCGTCGCTTTCCTGGTTGTAGTTGCAGGCATAGCCGGTGGGGCAATCGAGCGCCGACCAGAGAAACTCGTCGGCGACGAGGCCGTCGTCGGCGGCCAGCGTCGGATCGGGTGTCCAGCTCGCCGCGAGAACGGCGTTCCGTGAATGACGTCCGAGCGGTCCGGCGAAGATGCGCAGGCCGTCGCCCTTGGCCCGCGCGGGGCCGCAGACGAAACAGGTCGGCAGCGGATGTTCGTGCGGCTTCACCGGCGTCAATAGCTCGGCGGCGCAGGCTTCCTCGAAACTGGCTGTCTCCACGCGCGCGAGCTCCAAGCCCGCCGCCCGCCCGGTCGCGACGACCTTTGCGCCGTCGCGAAGCTCCCACGCGCCGTCGCCGGTCGCGATCGCATCGAGCGATGTGTCCAGCGGCGGCGGGGCGCGCAGCGTCACTTCCGCAGCCCCGGGAATATGCCGGGCGAGCCGGCCGCAGACATAACCGCCATTGCCGGAGTTCGGGGGACCGCAATAGCGCTTGTCGATGATGATCTCGGTCAACGGTTGACTGCCTCTTCTGTCGTCGCCTCACGCACTTTATCTGATCTTGAGGACAATTCTTCCCTGAACCATGCGATTGGCGACGGCTTGCATGGCTTCGGTGGCCTCGTCCAAGGGGAGGATGCGATCGATATGCGGGCGGATTTTTCCTTGAGCCAGTAACTGCACCAGCGCATCGTTCATGCGCGCGGCTTCCGTGGAGAATTTTTCCGCCCAGGCGCCGACGAAGACGCCGATGATGGAATAATTCTTCAGGAGCGGCAGGTTCATCGGGATCGAGGGAACCTCGCCGCTGGTGAAGCCGATCGGCATCAGCCGTCCACCCCACTTCATCAGTCGGGCGATCTGCTCGAAGATCGCACCGCCGACATTGTCGAAGCCGATATCGATGCCGTCTCCCGATGTGATCGACTTGATCCGGTCGCGCAGATCCTCGCTGCGATAGTTGACGACATCGCTGGCGCCGTAGTCGCGCACCAGGGCGGCCTTGTCGTCGGACCCGACCCCGGCGATGACGCGCAGGCCCAGATGGCGGCCGAGGTCGACGGCGGCGAGGCCCACCCCGCCGGCAGCGCCGGTGACAAGCAGCGTTTCGCCGTGTTTGGCCCGGGCCCGCTCGACCAGCGCATAGTAGGCCGTGCCGTAATTGTGCAGCACCGTCGCCGCGGCTTCGAACGCGACGCCATCGGGCAGAAGCACGCTCTTCGATGCCTTGGCTGTCATCCGTTCGGCGTAGCCGCCGGTCCAGCTGCTGCAGGCCACGCGATCGCCGGGCCGGAAGGCCGTGACCTTGTCGCCGATTGCGACGACGATTCCGGACGCTTCCGTCCCGGGCACGAAGGGGGTCGGCGGCCGCATCTGGTACAGGCCCGAGACCATCAGTTGGTCCATGAAGCTCACGGAGGCCGCATGGACGTCGATGAGAATCTCGTCGGCGGCCGGCTTCGGCTCGTCGATCTCGCCGAGGCGCAAATCGCTGGGGCCAGTGAACGACTTGCAGAGAACCGCTTTCATCATGACTCTCCCATGTCTCTCAGCGGCGTCGCATATCCCGCGACGAGCTTGACGAAATCGGCCTGCCGCGCGGTGCCGGTCTTTTCAAACAGGCGGCGGACATGCGTCCTGACCGTCGTCGCGGCCACGCCGAGTGCCGCGGCCACTTCGGGAATGCCGCCGAGTTCGACGATCGCGAGCAGCACGCGCAGCTCGGTCGGCGTCAATCTGAACGCGTCGCGCAGCGCATCCGAGCGAGGTGGTATCGTCAGCGCCACCTTGCGGACAAACACTGCGGCGACGGCGCGGTAGGCAGCCCCCGCACGTCGGCGTGGGCCTGACGTCAGCGGCAAGACGTGGGCGATGTGGCGCGCCCCGTCCACGCCGACCATCGGGATGGCGCTTTCGCGGGTGCCCGCGGCTGCATCGCCGCGGCCGCACGCCGCGAAGGCCTGCCGCAACCGATGCGTGACCATGGGATCGCAGGCCATCAGTTGCCCGCGGATCTCCAGCAGGACGTTGTACGCATCCAGCATGGCCCGCCCGGCGGCATTGGTGTGAATGAGACGTCCGTCCGCATCGACGAGATAGAGGCTGGCGTCGAGACCATCGAGGGTGTCGGCGAATGCAGCGGCGTCCGCGGCTTCCGGTTCGGGCGTTCGGGCGGCCGCGAGCGTGCGGCATGGCACAACGTTCATTGCGGCGCTCCGGCAGGCCGCGGCGACGGGCGCTCGTCGCTGCGGCGGCGACCGAACAGACGCGGCACCAGCATGGGAACGCGCCGGCGATACTCCTGGTAGGTCGCGCCGAACGCGGCGATCAGGTCCCGTTCCTCGAACTGCAGCGCGACCAGGATGTAGGCCGTGTTGGCGATGGCGAACAGCAGATGGCCGGCGGTCATCTCGGGCGTGCCCCAGAACGCGAGCAGGAAGCCCAGCATGAGCGGATGGCGCACGATCTTGTAAAGCAGCGGGGTCTTGAAGGATTGACCTGGCATCTCGGTGCCGCGGAGCGCGACGAAAGCCTGGCGCAGGCCGAACAGGTCGAAATGATCGATCATGTGGGTCGAGGCAAACGCGATCAGCCAGCCGAGCCAGTGGACGCCGATCAGCAGCCAGGCCGCAATTCCGTGGACCTGCCAGACCGGAGCCGGGATCGGGCGCCACTGCCAGAACAGCAGCAGGAGGATCAGGCTGGAGAGCAGCACATAGGTGCTGCGCTCGCAGGCGGGTGGGAGGAATTGGGTCAACCATCGTTTGAAGGATGCGCGCGCCATCACGCTGTGCTGGATTGCAAACAGGCTCATCAGCAGCAGGTTGACGACGATGGCCTCGCCCGGATTTGCGGCAGCACCGACGTCGATCGGCGTGTCGATCGACTTGGGCACGACATAGTTGCCGACGAAACCGAGCGCATAGAGAAATGAAGCGGTGAAGATGCCATAGCTCACGATGGCGTAGAGCAGGATTGCGAGGCGCGCGACCATGGATTTTCCTATTGTGCCTGATGAGGCGGTGCCGCATGCAGGAGCATGAGTCGCTCGCTGGCGAGCTGGCTCGATCTGGCCCGAATGTTACCGCTCGACCGTCCCCTGCACGTCCCCCGGGGACGCAGCGAGGGGAGGGAGGATTTTGATGACGGCTTTCTCGCTCGGGGCGTTCGGGTTCCCCGAGGTCCATGCCGACGGCCGCCCGATCAAGCTGGCCTTGCGCAAGGGTCTTGCGCTGCTGGTTTATCTCGCGGAGGCCAAGGTCGCCGTGGCACGGGACGTCATTGCCACGCTGCTGTGGCCCGAGACGGACCGCGAGACCGGCCTGGCGCGATTGCGGCGCCTGCTTCACCGCGTCGAGATGACGCTGGGCCAGCCGGTGTTCGAGACCGACCGCGCCAGTGTGCGATGGTCTCCGGCGGTCGAACTGACGATCGACTCACATGTGTTCGAGAGCGCCTGTGATGCTGGCGACTTCGAGCAGGCCTGCGCGATCTATCGGGGCGACTTCCTCGCCGGCTTCGCCCTGGATGGCTGTTCCGAATTCGAGGACTGGGCGTTCTTCCGGCGGGAGGCGCTGCGAGGACGGCTCATGCATGCGCTGGAGCGTCTGGTGCAGGACAGGAACGCCGCCGGCGACCATTTTGCCGCGACCGCGCATGCGGGCCGGCTGGTCGAGCTCGATCCGCTCAGCGAAGTGTATGGCCGGCACCTGATCCGCAGCCTGCTGCTCGCCGGCGACAGAAGCGCGGCGGAACGGCAGCATGCGGCACTGACGCGGCGACTGCGGGACGAGCTCGGGGTGGCGCCGGAAGCCGAGACGGAGGCGCTGATGAGCCCCGCGGCGGCGGCGCATGCCGCCCCGATGACGCGCTATGTCAAGGGCGCCGGCGTTCATCTGGCCTATCAGACCTATGGCAGCGACCCGCTCGACATCCTGGTCATGCCCGGTTTCGTCTCACATGTGGAACGCGCCTGGGAGCATCCCGCGAGCCGCGCGTTTCTGGCGTCATTGATGAAGCTTGGGCGCCTGGTCGTTTTCGATCGTCGCGGCATCGGACTGTCCGACCGGGTCGGATCAGCCCCGGGCATCGACGTCACCGCACAGGATATCGGCACGGTGCTGCGGGCGGCGGATTCGCGCCGCGTCGTGCTGTTCGGCGCATCCGAATGCGGGCCTGCCTGCATCAAATTTGCCGTCGATGAGCCGCGTCGCGTGGTCGGGCTCATCTTGTTCGGCGCGCTGGCCAAGGGCTGCTGGTCACAGGACTATCCGCACGCGCTGCGCGCCAGCCAGTATGACGCCTGGAGCAAGCATCTCATCACGCAATGGGGCGGCCCGGTCGGGATCGAAGCGTTTGCGCCGAGCCTGGCCAATGATCCGCAGGCGCGGGCCTGGTGGGCCGGGCTGCTGCGCGCGGCCTCCAGCCCCGGCGGCATCTCCGCCGTGCTGGAGGCGTTTCGCGACGCCGACGTGCGGCATCTTCTGCCGAAGATCGCCGTGCCGACGCTGGTGCTGCACCGGCGGGACGACAAGGCCGTGCGGATCGCGGCCGGCCGCGATATCGCAAGCCGGATCAAAGGTGCGGAGTTCGTCGAGCTCGACGGCAGTGATCACTGGTTCTTTGCGGGGGATCAGGAGCCGGTGCTCGCGGCGATCGGGCGGTTTATGAAACGCATATTGTAGGGTTGGCAAAGCGGAGCGTGCCCACCATCTCGATCAACGCGGCCGAGAAAATTTGGTGGGCACGGCGCTGCGCGCCTTTGCCCACCCTACGAAGTACGACCTCACACCGCTTCAAGCTGATCCGCCGCGCGCTTCTTCTTCGCCCTGGATTGGCCGAGCAGCGGGCCGGCGGTCAGCGCTGCCGTATCCGCCACGCCCGGATCGCGCGAGATCATCGCCGCGACGATGGCGCCGTCGATCAACAGCCCGAGCTGATGCGCGAGCACTGCAGGCTCGCTCGAGCCGAGCTCGCCGGCGAGCTTCTCGATGTGGCCGAGCACGATCTTCTTGTGCTTCAACGCGATGTTGCGGAACTGCTTGGCGTCCTTGTCGTGCTCGCCGACCGCGTTGATGAAGGGGCAGCCGTAGAAGCGCTCCTGCGCGAACCAGCTCTTCAGCGCCGGAAAGATACGCGTCAGTTTCGCCTGCGCGTCGCCGCCGCCGTCTTCCATGGCGCCGATGAACCATTCGCGCCACTGCTTGCCTTCGCTCTCCAGCACCGCGTTGACGAGATTGGTCTTGGAGCCGAACAATTTGTAGAGCGTGGTCTTCGCCGTGCCGGCTTCCTCGATGATCGCGTCGATGCCGGTGGCGTTAATGCCGTTCTTGCAGAACAGATGCGTCGCGGCGCTCAAGAGGCGCCCGCGCGCGGACTCGTCTTCGCCTGCAAAGGAATGCGGTGAATTGGATGTCTTCTTTGATGATGTCTTGTTCAGTGAGGGCTTGGCCATGAGTCCAAACTTACCCGCAGCCGCGTCGCCTCAGCAAGCCGCATCTGTTCTGCGCTGAAAAGATTCGCAGGCGGCGGGCCGTCTGCATCGCCATTGAGCAAGCGACCGCTGATCAATCCGCGGGCAGGGATCGCTAAGCAGCTCCAATGCTTCGCCTTTTGTTTTTGGCCTGCTCTGGCACGCTCCATGCAAGGAAACAGACCGTTCGGTATCCTGCCGTTTTCCACGGCTGCCAGGGAGAATATGATGACTGCCGTCGTTCAAAAGACAGTGCTGACGGGGTGCCTTGCGCCCATCGACAAGAATGGCCTCGAGCAACTGATTGCGAGCGGCAAGGCCAATCCGAAGGTCATCAAGACCTTGAAATGCAAGACGGTCGCGGAGGGCAAGTTCCGCCACGCCAACTACATCCGCAACCTGCCGCCCTACATCGTCGACGAGCCGCCGGGACTTCTGGGCGACGACACCGCGCCCAATCCGTCGGAAGCTTCGCTCGCCGCGCTCGGCTCCTGCCTTGCGGTCGGCCTGCATGCCAACGCCGTGCATCGTGGCTGGATCGTCAACAAGCTCGAGCTCGAACTCGAAGGCGACCTCAACATCACCGCGGTCTGGGGCACCGGCGACATGTCGGACAAGCCCGTTGGATTTACCGATGTGC harbors:
- a CDS encoding DUF3455 domain-containing protein, which encodes MWIKLAAPTLLLAAMIGPAAAADPLPDAIAAPDESLVLSVHAEGAQVYECKAGTDGKLAWAFREPIATLLSEGKTIGRHYAGPNWELADGSAVVGKAVGNAPGATAADIAWLKLDVTAHRGSGVLTPVTTVQRINTHGGKLDGACEKAGEFRSAPYSAVYVFLKKG
- a CDS encoding NADP-dependent isocitrate dehydrogenase, with the protein product MAKIKVSNPVVELDGDEMTRIIWQYIKDKLINPFLDVELLYFDLGMEYRDQTNDQVTIDAAEAIKKVGVGVKCATITPDEARVKEFNLKQMWKSPNGTIRNILGGVIFREPIICKNVPRLVPGWTKPIIIGRHAYGDQYRATDFKFPGKGTLSMKFVGEDGTVIEKEVFKAPGAGVAMEMYNLDDSIIDFARASLNYGLLRNYPVYLSTKNTILKVYDGRFKDIFQDIYDREFKKEFEAKGLTYEHRLIDDMVASALKWSGGYVWACKNYDGDVQSDTVAQGYGSLGLMTSVLLTPDGKTVEAEAAHGTVTRHYREHQKGKETSTNSIASIFAWTRGLAHRAKLDNNVELAKFANTLEKVCVDTVEEGYMTKDLALLVGADQRWLSTTGFLDKVADNLAKALAA
- a CDS encoding TrmJ/YjtD family RNA methyltransferase, with the protein product MSGTDKSKAGLSLDGPIVILVEPQLGENIGMAARAMGNFALGALRIVNPRDGWPNIAAQRAAAGADHILEKVELFGTVEEAVADLDLLFATSARPHDQAKPVVGPEAAAAEISGHVAAGGKAGILFGRERWGLTNEEVGLSNRIITFPVNPGFASLNLAQAVLLVGYEWFKRATSGELPHAMPERSERASQHQIQAFFENLIRELDKVEFLRPAEKRDTMLVNLRNIFTRMDPTKQDMHTLHGVVMAIAEGRKGPAKGGVLDGEQATRLRALLAEHGQGGGVSDSGSTVRGLARLLRRNPTDAERLLWQALTRDRRFAGSFKRQTPVGRHIPDFVSFPHRIAIELVNPAENETIAADRAGRRTWLEARDYRVIEILAADVERDLEAQLVRLQAMIEQAS
- a CDS encoding nuclear transport factor 2 family protein; translated protein: MTQLNTSADRIHELLRRNLQEVFGEGDAKRRRAAIDEFWTENGALYAPPGIIVGRDAIDKFAGDLRATHPHFVYTPTGEPQALHNAGRLAWGSGPRGEAPDYTGWDVIIAEDGRISALYVFLDPPGK
- a CDS encoding SDR family NAD(P)-dependent oxidoreductase — its product is MTDRFNNKVVVVTGGTSGIGLATTKAFAAEGASVFITGRRKDALDAAVKSIRGRVTGVQGDMANLADIDRLYDAVQQKHQHIDAIFANAGGGEFAPLGAITEEHYQRTFDTNVKGVLFTVQKALPLLRDGASIVLNASTTSISGTPAFSVYSATKAAVRNFARNWILDLKDRHIRVNAISPGVTETPGLNHLFGAGEQAEGTKSYLAGLIPAGRVGQPEEIAKAVLFLASDEASFVNGVELFVDGGQVQI
- a CDS encoding LysR substrate-binding domain-containing protein, whose product is MKTDLNDFAYFAEVVGHGGFAAAGRALREPKSKLSRRIAGLEERLGLRLIERSSRRFRVTEVGQAFYERCRAILAEAEQAEALVTQAQAEPHGRIRFSCPTGMVAEIFGLTSNFLIRYPKVRLQLVAIDRPVDLIEERIDVALRVRSVLVGDAALTMRSLGTSTRILVASPQLASRLRTLDDLNALPTLATSDEDNLVEWHLETDDGRARVVKHEPRMGCGDFGAVRDAAVAGLGIALLPDHLCREALGQGKLVHVLSEWRGQRGLVHLVFTTRRGLPRAVRALIDHLAAGFSKTLVS